One window of Phalacrocorax carbo chromosome 1, bPhaCar2.1, whole genome shotgun sequence genomic DNA carries:
- the KLHDC10 gene encoding kelch domain-containing protein 10 encodes MSAAGGAREGVREGSGAAAGGGRGLLNRFVQLPGRPRSAGHRCPPARSGHRCVADNANLYVFGGYNPDYDESGGPENEDYPLFRELWRYNFATDTWHQIGTEGYMPRELASMSLVLHGNNLLVFGGTGIPFGESNGNDVHVCNVKYKRWALLSCRGKKPNRIYGQAMAIINGCLYVFGGTTGYIYSTDLHKLDLNTREWIQLKPNNMSCDMPEERYRHEIAHDGQRIYILGGGTSWTAYSLDKIHAYNLETNTWEEIATKPHEKIGFPAARRCHSCVQIKNDVFICGGYNGEVILGDVWKLNLQTFQWVKLPVAMPEPVYFHCAAVTPAGCMYVHGGVVNIHENKRTGSLFKMWLVVPSLLELSWEKLLEYFPHLATLSRSQLLHLGLTQGLVERLK; translated from the exons GCCATAGATGTCCGCCAGCAAGAAGTGGCCATCGTTGCGTGGCAGATAATGCCAACTTGTATGTGTTTGGAGGCTACAATCCTGACTATGATGAGTCCGGTGGGCCAGAGAATGAAGACTACCCGCTCTTCAGGGAACTCTGGCGATACAACTTTGCTACAGACACCTGGCATCAAATAGGCACTGAAGGCTACATGCCCAGGGAACTAGCCTCCATGTCAC TTGTACTGCATGGCAACAACCTGCTTGTGTTTGGGGGCACCGGGATCCCCTTTGGGGAGAGCAATGGCAACGACGTCCACGTCTGCAATGTCAAGTACAAACGATGGGCTCTGCTCAGCTGCCGAGGAAAGAAACCCAATCGAATCTATGGCCAG GCCATGGCCATCATCAATGGTTGTCTCTATGTATTTGGAGGAACGACTGGTTACATTTACAGTACCGACCTACATAAGCTAGACCTCAACACTAGAGAGTGGATCCAGCTGAAACCAAACAACATGTCCTGTGACATGCCAGAGGAGAG GTACAGACATGAAATTGCACATGATGGTCAACGGATTTATATCTTGggaggtggaacttcctggaCAGCTTATTCCTTAGATAAG ATCCACGCATACAACCTTGAAACCAACACCTGGGAGGAAATTGCTACAAAACCTCATGAAAAAATTG GCTTCCCAGCAGCCAGAAGATGCCATAGTTGCGTTCAGATAAAAAATG ATGTGTTCATTTGTGGAGGCTATAACGGAGAAGTGATTCTGGGAGATGTTTGGAAGCTGAATCTGCAAACTTTCCAGTGGGTCAAGCTCCCAGTTGCCATGCCGGAGCCAGTGTATTTTCACTGTGCTGCTGTCACACCA GCTGGCTGCATGTATGTTCACGGAGGGGTGGTCAACATCCACGAAAACAAACGGACTGGCTCTCTGTTTAAAATGTGGCTGGTGGTACCCAGCCTGCTGGAACTGTCGTGGGAGAAGCTCCTGGAATATTTCCCTCATCTAGCAACTCTCTCCAGATCTCAGCTTTTGCACCTTGGACTGACGCAGGGACTTGTTGAGCGGCTAAAATGA
- the LOC135311765 gene encoding uncharacterized protein LOC135311765, with protein MASEGEPGCCCCRTQDAPDVPKAPEPQGDSDGPRRGSFCDQHCAAINNMHGDLGDVGCHLHCPRSPPAMSPHSCCQQYSEEVCESCMLKTTLTAENAVEANKLSNNYKFGFKKWKSHVTARPWEDRSEIVKELYSDLNVIRGSGGSTVTCGNVLYLLLFGWWLSPLYVLVAAMMFITIVGAPYGWLCWDLARYFLWPFGKVIQKVEVPRSRQTLGACEADAGESSALLGGPMPRRWRPQCWADAGYWQRAGAVVWLCLGYPLLALAHGLVCITAWLLIVLIPVAKLSARTATRVLLLPPERVLVRRLRMTEVPLEGEVILCCYHAINPYYYKYAVDGINVFAVNLLPLVLVTLVLGYVDSHNRLTSSPVKFTLALLSIMPLSYYIGMAIASISAQSNFAVGAVVNATFGSITELTFYITALIKGSREGNRCYAEIVKSALTGTLVGCVLFVPGLCMVIGGIRHQEQRFNSRSAGVSSALLFLSVGGVFAPTLFSKVYGKLVCGECHNVTQNPLGHYLCHNCHFDLMENNGSLYYSHVQPLVYTVSLLLPAAYLIGLFFTLKTHSHIYDIHISDCHMPGHHHSAVVHWSRWRALIILLLSTLCMSACADLATEHISPILTNSTISQYFIGVTVLAMVPELPEIVNGIQFALQNNLSLSIEIGNCIAVQVCMLQIPILVLFTIFYPTNFTLVFSDLHVYASMFSVVLMNYIFMDGKCDYFQGTVLVMVYFILLAVYFFAPSPSGC; from the exons ATGGCCAGCGAGGGGGAgcccggctgctgctgctgccgcacCCAGGATGCGCCGg atgTCCCCAAGGCCCCTGAGCCCCAGGGTGACAGTGATGGCCCCCGCCGGGGCTCCTTCTGCGACCAACACTGCGCCGCCATCAACAACATGCACGGTGACCTGGGTGACGTGGGCTGCCACCTGCACTGTCCCCGCAGTCCCCCAG CCATGTCCCCCCactcctgctgccagcagtaCTCGGAGGAGGTCTGCGAGAGCTGCATGCTGAAAACCACCCTGACAGCCGAAAACGCTGTGGAGGCCAACAAGCTCTCTAATAACTACAAG TTTGGCTTCAAGAAATGGAAGAGCCACGTGACAGCACGGCCCTGGGAGGACCGATCGGAGATTGTCAAGGAGCTCTACTCTGACCTCAACGTCATCCGGGGCTCTGGAG ggtCCACGGTGACGTGCGGGAATGTCCTCTACCTGCTGCTCTTCGGCTGGTGGCTCTCGCCTCTCTATGTCCTCGTGGCTGCCATGATGTTCATCACCATTGTGGGGGCTCCATATG GGTGGCTCTGCTGGGACCTGGCCAGGTATTTCCTCTGGCCCTTTGGCAAAGTGATCCAGAAAGTGGAG gTCCCCAGATCCCGCCAGACACTGGGTGCATGTGAGGCTGACGCGGGGGAGAGCTCAGCCCTGCTCGGTGGCCCCATGCCACGCCGCTGGCGCCCACAGTGCTGGGCAGACGCTGGATACTGG CAGCGTGCTGGCGCCGTGGTGTGGCTGTGCCTGGGCTACCCGCTGCTGGCGCTGGCCCACGGGCTGGTGTGCATCACCGCGTGGCTCCTCATCGTCCTCATCCCCGTGGCTAAGCTGAGCGCCCGCACCGCCACCCgtgtcctgctgctgcccccagaACGGGTGCTCGTCCGGCGCCTGAGGATG ACGGAGGTGCCACTGGAAGGGGAGGTGATCTTGTGCTGCTACCATGCCATCAACCCCTACTACTACAAATACGCCGTGGATGGCATCAATGTCTTTGCTGTCA ACCTGCTGCCGCTGGTGCTGGTGACGCTGGTGCTGGGCTACGTGGATAGCCACAACCGCCTGACCAGCTCCCCCGTCAAGTTCACATTGGCCTTGCTCTCTATCATGCCTCTCTCCTACTACATCGGGATGGCCATTGCCAG catcTCCGCCCAGAGCAACTTTGCAGTGGGAGCAGTGGTGAATGCCACGTTCGGCTCCATCACGGAGCTCACCTTCTACATCACGGCCCTCATCAAGGGCTCGCGTGAGGGCAACCGCTGCTACGCCGAGATCGTCAAGTCGGCGTTGACGGGGACGCTGGTGGGCTGCGTCCTCTTTGTCCCG GGTCTGTGTATGGTGATTGGGGGCATCCGGCACCAGGAGCAACGGTTCAACAGCCGCTCAGCAGGCGtcagctcagccctgctcttCCTCTCTGTGGGAG GTGTCTTTGCCCCGACGCTCTTCTCCAAGGTGTACGGGAAGCTGGTGTGCGGCGAGTGCCACAACGTCACCCAGAATCCGCTGGGCCACTACCTCTGCCACAACTGCCACTTTGACCTG atggAGAACAACGGCAGCCTCTACTACAGTCACGTCCA ACCCCTGGTGTACACAGTGTCCCTCCTGCTCCCCGCTGCCTACCTCATCGGCCTCTTCTTCACCCTGAAAACTCACTCGCACATCTACGACATCCACATCAGCGACTGTCACA TGCCTGGCCACCACCACAGCGCTGTGGTCCACTGGTCTCGCTGGCGGGCCCTCATCATCCTCCTGCTCTCCACCCTCTGCATGTCGGCCTGTGCCGACTTGGCCACGGAGCACATCAGCCCCATCCTCACCAACTCCACTATCTCACAG TATTTCATCGGTGTCACTGTGCTGGCGATGGTGCCTGAGCTGCCAGAGATCGTCAACGGCATCCAGTTTGCCCTGCAGAACAACCTGAGCTTGAG CATCGAGATTGGGAACTGCATTGCTGTCCAGGTGTGCATGCTCCAGATCCCCATCCTGGTGCTCTTCACCATCTTCTAC CCGACCAACTTCACGCTTGTCTTCAGCGACCTCCATGTCTACGCCAGCATGTTCAGCGTGGTGCTCATGAACTACATCTTCATGGATGGCAAATGTGACTACTTCCAAG GCACGGTGCTAGTGATGGTCTACTTCATCCTCCTGGCTGTGTATTTCTTCGCCCCGTCGCCCAGTGGTTGCTGA